The following proteins are co-located in the Dehalococcoidales bacterium genome:
- a CDS encoding NUDIX hydrolase — translation MPIAVNRNGTVFLEFSPIPERELDSDTYRPLPGAIIAVRHSQDFLLVYHRTRKEWELPGGRIEEGESPHDCAVRELFEETGQSIECLAFEAILKLRVESDNRISFAALYSGSLAVPAPFRESEEISKIMFWDGKTDIGYVDEIDAAVINLLQTGGV, via the coding sequence ATGCCTATCGCAGTGAACCGGAACGGGACCGTTTTCCTCGAATTCAGCCCTATTCCGGAGCGTGAACTGGACTCGGACACCTACAGGCCGCTGCCGGGCGCCATCATCGCCGTCAGGCACAGCCAGGATTTTCTGCTCGTTTATCACAGGACAAGGAAAGAATGGGAGTTGCCCGGTGGCCGAATCGAAGAGGGAGAAAGCCCGCATGACTGCGCTGTCCGTGAGCTCTTCGAGGAGACAGGCCAGAGTATTGAGTGCCTGGCCTTCGAGGCGATCTTGAAGCTACGTGTGGAGTCAGACAACCGTATCTCGTTCGCGGCGCTTTACTCGGGGTCTCTGGCCGTTCCTGCTCCATTCCGCGAGAGCGAAGAGATATCCAAGATAATGTTCTGGGACGGGAAGACCGACATCGGCTACGTTGACGAGATAGACGCAGCCGTAATCAATCTCCTCCAGACCGGCGGTGTCTAG
- a CDS encoding histidine triad nucleotide-binding protein, with amino-acid sequence MDCIFCQIVAGEVPADILHRDARVVAFRDSSPQAPVHVLIIPREHIAYLSDLTGEQSALAGHMVSVANQLARSEGIADSGYRVVVNCGEQGGQLVPHLHMHLLGGRELSDQLG; translated from the coding sequence ATGGACTGCATTTTTTGCCAGATTGTCGCCGGTGAGGTACCTGCCGATATTCTGCACCGGGACGCCAGGGTAGTTGCCTTCCGCGATAGCAGCCCCCAGGCTCCGGTGCACGTACTGATAATTCCCAGGGAGCATATTGCCTATCTATCGGACCTCACCGGGGAGCAGTCGGCACTGGCGGGACACATGGTCAGCGTGGCCAACCAGCTTGCCCGGAGCGAGGGCATTGCCGACAGCGGGTATCGTGTCGTGGTAAACTGCGGTGAGCAGGGCGGGCAGCTTGTGCCCCACCTTCACATGCACCTTCTCGGCGGTCGCGAGCTTTCTGACCAGCTTGGTTAG
- a CDS encoding Fe-S-containing hydro-lyase, which translates to MRIESRRIQSPLDSDVVKKLTAGTRVLICGVVYTARDAAHQRLIEALDSGEELPLDIRGQTLYYAGPAPARPGQVIGSVGPTTSSRMDVFTPRLLEAGLKAMIGKGDRSAAVRESIVENGAVYLVSLGGAAALTARSVRQVDVIAYDDLGTEAIRRLVVEDFPAIVANDIHGGDLFEQGKAQYRRGR; encoded by the coding sequence ATGAGAATCGAAAGTCGTCGTATCCAGTCCCCACTAGATTCTGACGTAGTGAAAAAGCTCACTGCCGGTACCCGGGTGCTGATTTGCGGCGTCGTCTACACCGCCCGGGACGCCGCCCACCAAAGGCTCATCGAGGCCCTGGACAGCGGTGAAGAGTTGCCCCTGGACATCAGGGGGCAGACACTGTACTATGCCGGGCCCGCACCGGCGAGGCCGGGGCAGGTCATCGGGTCGGTGGGGCCGACTACCAGCAGTCGCATGGACGTTTTCACGCCCCGCCTGCTTGAGGCCGGCCTGAAAGCAATGATTGGCAAGGGCGACCGCTCTGCGGCCGTCAGGGAGTCCATAGTGGAAAACGGGGCAGTCTACCTTGTTTCCCTGGGCGGAGCGGCAGCCCTGACAGCCAGGTCCGTCAGGCAGGTGGACGTGATTGCCTACGATGACCTCGGTACGGAGGCTATCCGGAGGCTCGTGGTCGAGGACTTCCCGGCAATTGTCGCCAACGATATCCACGGGGGCGACCTTTTTGAGCAGGGCAAGGCCCAGTACCGCAGGGGGAGGTAG